In bacterium, the genomic stretch GTCCGCCGGGGCAACGTCAAGGCCCGCGTGCGGATGATTCTCCTCTTCGACCGCTCCTCGGCGATTCCGGCCCTGGTCCTGGGAACCGGTAACAAGACCGAGGCGCTCTTGGGCTACACCACCCTCCACGGCGACGACGCCTGCGGCCTTAATCCTTTAGCCGAGCTCTACAAGACCGAGGTGTGGGAGATGGCGAAGACCCTCGGCCTGCCCGAAAAGGTAATCGTAAAAACGCCCTCCGCCGACCTCTGGCCCGCGCAGACCGACGAGGGTGAGCTGGGGATGCGCTACCACCAGGCGGACGAGGTCCTCTACGATTTCGCGGAACGGGGGATGGACCGGGATTTGTTGATCGCCGCGGGGCACGACCCCGCCGTGGTGGACCACCTGCTGGCGATAGTGAAGCGTTGCGCCTTTAAGTGCCGCGGCCCGGCCACCCCGCCGAAGTTTCGCTGAGGGGGCTGGGTATTTAGAAAAAAAACGTAAGCAACGTTGATTCCACTGGGTAATACACCATATCCAATTGATTTCTCCGGGCTTAAACCCGGTGATTTTTGTTGAAAATTTTCCTTGACAACAGGGGGGGGGTAAGCTGTATGCGTTAGTAGAATTTTGAGAGGTTTCAAAAATTATGAAAAAGATTCTTATTTTTTTAATACTCTGGCTTTATACTTATTCATCCTTGGCAAATTCACTGCCGACGATAGCGATTGTTGATATGGAACCAGTTGGCTGCGAAGATGCAATAGCAATTGCAGTTGGCGAGATCCTGCGAACAGAAATTATTAATACATACGCGTTCCAAGTGGTTGAAAGGGGCCAATTAAACAAGTTGCTCGAAGAGCATTCTCTTCAGCTAAGTGGTTTGATTGATGATGCAACTATTGCAAAGGCAGGGGCTATTATAGGGGTAGAGTATATCGGTGTTGGTAGTATTTCAAAAATCGGAAACACATATACCCTTTCCTTAAGAGTAATTAATGTATCCACTGGCTTAGCCATACTTGGTAAGACTGTAACGGTTACAAACCTGGATGAGCTCGCATCCAAATGCAAAGATATAGCATGGGATTTAACTGATAAGGAAAACACTCAAACACAGGGCAATCTTGATATCAATTCAACGCCTGCCGGTGCTTCAGTATACATCGATGGCGAATTGACTGGGAAAACACCATTATCGCTTACTTTAGAACCTGGAGAATACGTATTTCATTTAGTAAAAGATGGATTCTACGAAGAGAC encodes the following:
- a CDS encoding NAD+ synthase; this translates as MAQDRRFERDYGKLAEDLAGWIAGYVRGAGFSKVVLGVSGGVDSAASAALAAKALGAKNVHALLLPHAESDPDSETDGRLICKQLKITSERVDITPFCVPLLEKIPPDARVRRGNVKARVRMILLFDRSSAIPALVLGTGNKTEALLGYTTLHGDDACGLNPLAELYKTEVWEMAKTLGLPEKVIVKTPSADLWPAQTDEGELGMRYHQADEVLYDFAERGMDRDLLIAAGHDPAVVDHLLAIVKRCAFKCRGPATPPKFR
- a CDS encoding PEGA domain-containing protein — translated: MKKILIFLILWLYTYSSLANSLPTIAIVDMEPVGCEDAIAIAVGEILRTEIINTYAFQVVERGQLNKLLEEHSLQLSGLIDDATIAKAGAIIGVEYIGVGSISKIGNTYTLSLRVINVSTGLAILGKTVTVTNLDELASKCKDIAWDLTDKENTQTQGNLDINSTPAGASVYIDGELTGKTPLSLTLEPGEYVFHLVKDGFYEETKQLLIMSGTNQPLKLTLVPMAQQIEKRNEDSGTIWVILGIAALVGLSLLLASSPAPSDTGY